In Propionicimonas paludicola, a single window of DNA contains:
- a CDS encoding class I SAM-dependent methyltransferase has protein sequence MANPGVGSFPPAAIEWLAPADPSAVLAVGLGSLPTAVRYARRGHRLTLIDKPADELGRATARHPELLSVAAAPEALPFTAHSFDQVLVAQGLHLLAPGLALAEFARVLAPGGSLSVLYTVRDDTVPWVRRFATLLQTYDPQLMSGSAAESVDALEDSGYFPKVHRRDFRQWVPIDRDGLIELVSRNPKLAQLPEPDASTLLAKVGALYDASAKAPEPLLLPYSVRCWRARVDHSEFTTTFAPPESGLQITL, from the coding sequence ATGGCCAACCCCGGGGTCGGAAGCTTTCCGCCAGCCGCCATCGAGTGGCTGGCCCCCGCCGACCCCAGCGCCGTCCTCGCGGTCGGCCTCGGTTCGCTGCCCACCGCCGTCCGCTACGCCCGGCGCGGCCACCGGCTCACCCTGATCGACAAGCCGGCCGACGAACTCGGCCGGGCCACGGCGCGCCACCCCGAACTACTCAGCGTGGCTGCGGCGCCCGAGGCGCTGCCGTTCACCGCGCATTCCTTCGACCAGGTCCTGGTCGCGCAGGGCCTGCATCTGCTGGCGCCCGGGCTGGCCCTGGCCGAGTTCGCCCGGGTACTCGCCCCCGGCGGATCACTGTCCGTGCTGTACACCGTCCGCGACGACACGGTGCCCTGGGTGCGCCGGTTCGCCACCCTCTTGCAGACCTACGATCCGCAGCTGATGAGCGGCTCGGCGGCCGAGTCGGTGGACGCTCTCGAGGACAGTGGCTACTTCCCCAAGGTTCATCGCCGTGACTTCCGGCAGTGGGTTCCGATCGACCGGGACGGGCTGATCGAGCTGGTCAGCCGCAACCCGAAGCTCGCCCAGCTGCCCGAGCCGGACGCGTCCACGCTGCTGGCCAAGGTGGGTGCCCTCTACGACGCCTCAGCGAAGGCCCCCGAGCCACTACTGCTGCCCTACTCGGTGCGCTGCTGGCGGGCCCGGGTCGACCATTCGGAGTTCACCACGACCTTCGCTCCGCCGGAGTCGGGGCTGCAGATCACGCTGTAG